The stretch of DNA CTCCACAGGGGCTCTCCAGGATCGACGGCGTAGGAACCACCGATTCTGTTGAGCCCCTGTCCCGCGCACAGGGACCCTCACCCCCTCAAGCGCTCACCCCCGCGAGAATCCGAAGCGCCCTGAAAGTCGTTGCGGCTGAGCATCGACCGCACGGTTGTGAGCGCCTCGGGCGTTACTCGATACACGGGCCCGGAGGTCAGCCATGGAAGTTCGCCTCGAATGTGGACCAGTGGGGCGCTCACAGTGAGCACGGTACACACCCATATCAGTGACGTGTCGCTAGGGTCCGACCGCTCGGGAATGGCACATCGGATCGGTGCTCCAACGCGAGAATGTGCAGTCGATCTCGGCTGATTGCGGAGGACCTTGTTGTCAGGCTATCCTGACAGCATGGGTGTGATCGTCACCGATGAGCTGCCAGCTGACCCGCTGGACGCGCTGCGGGCGCTGGCGCGCACCGAAGCCGAGCTCGACGAGCTGCGCCGCAAGCAGGTCGCGGCGGCGCGGGCTGCGGGGGCGACCTGGGAGCAGGTCGGTGAGGCGCTCGGGATGAGTCGCCAGTCGGCGTGGGAGTACTACGCAGCCCGCACCAGAGCTGAACTCGCAGCGAACGCTGCCGCCAACACCGAGTTGTCCGAAGACGACGCCATGGACCTCGCAGTCGAAGAGGTTCGCGCCGTGCGGCGTCGCCGACGCGCCGGCTGAACCGGCCTCGCATGCGGGTTGTTCTGGATGCCAACATCTGGGTGTCGGCTGCGATCCGAACGGGCCTGGCGTATCGGATCGTGCAGTCCTGGCTCTCGGGATCCGCAAGCTTCGAGGTCGTCTCTGCCCGGCCCTGATCGCCGAGGTCGAAGAGGTCCTCACCCAGCGGTCGAGGATGCGCAAGTGGATCGCCCTCGACGTCGCCGAACACTTCGTCGAGACGCTCCGGGTTCTGGCCGACGTTGTGCCGGACCCGGCCGAGGTCGAGGCGACCACTCGTGACGTCGACGACGACTACCTCGTCGCCCTCGCTCGCGAGCACGGCGCCGACTACATCGTGACCGGCGACAAGGATCTGCTCGAGTGGCCCGACCAGCGCCCGCCGGTGCTTTCGCCGGCTGCGTTCGCCGAGCTGGTGGAGGAGTGAGGGGTGTCGCTCTGCAAGTGGTTTCCCAATGGCAGCCAGCGGCAAGGAGCGGCAGCGGCAAGGAGCGGCAGCGAGCGGCAAGTAGCGCTTCGGAACGTGTCAAGGGGGATGAGACAACTTCTTACGCGGATTGCTTGGACCTGCAGGTGGCGACCATAATCGTGTTGTATTCGTGAGTACACACGCTTATGCTGGTGCGATGAACTCTAGTGAGTGGAGCGGGCCCGAGCTGGTCTTGGCAGTAGTTGGTGCGGCCAAAGGCCTTGAGCGCATCGTTGACGGGAACCTCTCCGCGATCAAGGGGATCACCCTGGCTGAGTTCCGGCTCCTGTCAGCTATCGCCGAAGCCCCGGCCAAGCGGGCAAGCCGCGCGGACATTGCTCGAGCCGTTGGGCTCTCTCCATCGGCGGTCACTCGGGCTCTGCGACCGCTGGAGCGCCTAGGTATTACCAAGACCGTGAAGAACGAACGTGACGCCCGGCTCGCGCTCGCAACACTGACGCCCCAAGGCGAAGAGCTTCTATCCGACGCAATCGGCGTTCTCGAGGACGTCCTGCCATCGATTCTCGAACGAGCCCCATCAGTCGCCGGTGGCAAGGACGAGTTCCGGACGATGCTGAACGAACTCGCCCAACTCTGACAAGACCCGGAAGGATCACCATGAAGGTCGAAGACATTGAACGCATCGCCCGAGATCTCTCGGTTCGTACCTACCTGGCAACTACGAACGCGGAGATGGAGCCGCACGTTGTGCCGGTC from Acidimicrobiales bacterium encodes:
- a CDS encoding putative toxin-antitoxin system toxin component, PIN family — protein: MGVGCDPNGPGVSDRAVLALGIRKLRGRLCPALIAEVEEVLTQRSRMRKWIALDVAEHFVETLRVLADVVPDPAEVEATTRDVDDDYLVALAREHGADYIVTGDKDLLEWPDQRPPVLSPAAFAELVEE
- a CDS encoding MarR family transcriptional regulator — its product is MNSSEWSGPELVLAVVGAAKGLERIVDGNLSAIKGITLAEFRLLSAIAEAPAKRASRADIARAVGLSPSAVTRALRPLERLGITKTVKNERDARLALATLTPQGEELLSDAIGVLEDVLPSILERAPSVAGGKDEFRTMLNELAQL